The DNA sequence TAGACAGTCAGGTCCGTTCCTGCAAAGATTctggcaaaagaaaaaaaggaaaaacagaaaaaaaagaaaaaaagaaaaaaaagaaaaaaaagaaaaaaaagaaaaaaaacaggcGACAGCCATatcaggtaggtaggtaattACCTTCATCTTCCCTGCATCGCACTTGTCGAAAGGCTTGATTCACCTCATATTGcattttctccagcttctgggCTGATTCGTTGATCCTTTTATGCAGTTCGGTGCAACTGAGTTGTTTAGGCTCGATCTGTTTAAAACTTCAGTATAAAAGTACCAGAAAGAAACTATTTACGGGAAAACCAGAAGGTCCATTGGATCTTAGGGGATTACATACACATTGCTGTAGCACCCAGACCACCAAGAGGGCTGTAAATGCAGCTGCTTGAAGAAAGTTGCTGGCCGTTCCTATCGATGCTATTATGCTCTGAACATTTTGCATTCCACTGGCCCATTTCAATACGATGCTAAGGCCTAAAGACGAAACATCTATGCTCATGATGACCTTTTTGCTAATACGCGAATACACTTGGTAAGTTTGTCTTGattccaaaaagaaaaagtggAATACAAAGGGTGAATCTTACAATCCATAAGCCCACTCATCGCGATTCTCTGTCTGCAGGTTGTGGCATTGAAGGTCTGTCGGCAAACCTTTGCCGAGTTCTCTGCCTTGTGAGTTAAGAACTGACGGAGAAAGATCTGAAAATTGTttccctcatcgccctctATTGATTTTCCCGGAGGAAGGTCGGGTATGAACTGGGCATTGTGCTTCTCCCGCAATCTTAGTAAAGACAAAGCATCGCCTGAGCTGAAGAGACTGTCGCATAGTCGTTGGATATCAACTTCAACACTTTGGTCGGGGCCGAGGGGGCTCTTGCGTTCCAAGACAATCTAGGAGCATGTCAGTCCTCAAACGTGAAGTCTCATGCTGTGGCCGAATACGAATGGCACTCACTTGTGTAGAGCAGTGACTATTATTGGATTGAGGATAGTTCAGATCTGCTTTCCACAAATCATGGTCAGCTACTGAAGCTGCGCTGAATACAGATGCTAATCCTCGGTTGACTGTATCCTCGGTGGCATCGACATTCGAATGCAGAACCAGAAGGTATAGCTTTGTCGTCTCTGACATCTTGGGGATCGGAGTCCTGCTGCCCCCGAGAACCAAGTGTGATGGAAAGTGCTGTCAATAACAACCACTGATGATACGTTGGCATTATTTGTATCGAGGAAAAGCAGGAATGGAAAAGGCCGGAGGACACCGGAGTTTGAGTCGTAGTAGCCTGAAGAAGGTTTGCAAACGAACTTGGAGGGCATTGTGCAGAAGAGGGCGGGCCACCTCTGCTGCAACCCGTTCATGACCGGTTCTATTCATTGGGATATGCCTCTATGTCTGATAAGGATCAATATTTATGCATTCAACAAGTCTCATGTCATGTCTTTTGATGAAGATTGGACGTCACCCCTGTCAAGAATGCTTCTTTTCTCGTGTGACGTGCGGGATATGACTGCCCAGTCGTTGAACAAGCTGGTTGAGCCCAACAAGCTGAAACAACCAGCTTTCTAAGGTTCCCCTCGTTTGCTGCTCAGTTACCAACCACATTTCGAACTTAAATGACCTTCACATACCCAACATGTTCACCGATCGCTTTCTGGCATAGGCGGACTGCACCCAGCGATCAAATGGCAAACAATTCACTCATTCAAAGTGCGAATTTCGCACACAGCCATGACCATGAATACCTCTCAGGACGGCCGAGCGATGAGGATCTCAAGATTGAGATCAATGCCTTCCGTCGCAACACCATCGACTTCCTCGCCAGTTATCTTGCCACAAGAGAGGCAATTGCTCACAATCATTCGCCAGGAAATCATATGaacggcagcaacagcagtaCAGACATAAGTACACGACACCGAGTTCCCTCTCTCATCCAACGGGCCAAACTAACTGACCCTTCCAACTCCCACAGCCAAAGCACTACCCACCCCAAACAAgttcatcaccctcatcgcCACCCACGACCAACTCCAAATGCAGCTCGTCCCCCTGCgcaacatcctccaccaaaccctccacaaAGCCTGGATCCGACTCCTACGATCAAACTTCTACCTAGTTTCCAGGTATTCACCCCATcctttctcctctccccaccaGCGTCTCTCCTAATCTCCAATCCTACAACATCAAAAACAGCTaaccccctcacccagcctcctcctcaaactcaccacccccctcctcacaacTAACACAcctctctccatcctcctctccatcctcctcgctgcATCATCAGCCGACACACTAGCCTACCGGACACTcctctacctcctcctctcatccaaaacaaaagacaCATCCCAGATCAAAGCCCGCCTAGACGAAGAAAGCTCCTTCTTCAAACAAcccgacaccaacaaccctgACTTCTCAGCCTTTATCCAAACCTGGCTCCTCACGGCGGACGACCTCGTCAAACTAGGCGCCAAATGCCACTCCTGGATCCCacaagatgacgatgagagGCAGCAACTCATGACCGGTTCCCACGGACACAACCCAATCACTACTTCCGAGAGTGACCGGGGCTAGGCATGGGCAGAATGGTACGCCGGGCGCCTGGGCGGAAGCAGCGAAGGGTGGTTCTGGGAGAACAAGGTCGACGAACTAACCAGCAGAGTGTACACATTTTTCACTGTTAGGGATTGATTAATAAAGTAATAGTCCGTAACacatgtggtggtgttgacttAGTCTCCCCCAAatacccctgaacccctgagcATAAGCACCGCATAAACCATCCCCACACCAACTCAGCATCCCGATTTCACAACCAAATCCAAACAAAATAATGTCAAAAGAAGAATTATTAACCTTATgtaaataaaataaaaagtTATGTACAAcccaaacaaaaaagaaaccgTGTCAAGAACTTTcggcaaaaagaaaaaaaaaccaagaaaaggaagaaaaaaaccgAAAGCTCCCCCCTTGCCCCCCCAACAAAGTGAGATACAACGTGCACGTATACCGTATTTAACGGGATACCAAGAGAACATGCTGACAACCCTCCCTTCTAGTGATGGTCCCATTTGCACACACTCCCTGTTGTACCATGACCACATatcacccccaaccaaccaacccaacaaccagcCAATCACACCAGCCCAAACGCCGCCCTGAAGGGAAAACTTCCAATCCCAATATGCAAACAATGCAAACCGACAACTAAACTGATCCGAACAGTCCGCTCTCACACCAACCATGCCATGCTCCCCTCCGACCATGTTCCAACCAACCATTAACGTACAACAGCATCTTTCTGGCTTGTCGTGGGCAGACGGTtcatccaaccccaacagccATATCTTACAGCACCACTCCCACAGATTCTCGTAGAAGCCGAGAATATGCCTTACTCCTGCCTCCTCTTGGCAATCCTTCTAGCCTCCCTCCTGGCCTCAATGTCACCCTCAGCGAGCCACCTGCTCGCCTTGACCAGCTGGATCACGTTCACGACCTGCTTGAAGGCCATGACGGGGAAGCTCACACCAGTGATAACCCAGGGCCAGAAGCTGTCCATCTTGttcgccctcgccatctcgaGCGCACCGGCGCTGTAGGGGTTGGCGAAGATCATGCTGAGAATGCTGGAGTTGACCTGGGCGCCCTGGTgaatggcggcggcggtcgAGGGAGGAACGGTTTCAAGAAGAGAGGGCGAGAGGAGCGgggagctgaaggagaggaggtacAAGCCGACGAAGAAAGCCTCGTTCAGGAAGCaggcgatgaagaggacgtTCTGGTTAAGGAGGATAAAATGTTAGTGACGCAGTTCGTCGTAAAAGTAAGCTGGAAAGGCAAGTACCTTGTTGGTGTAGTAGAGGTTCAGGAGGAAGGAACGGGATTTGTCGACGTTCTTGTGGGAGGTGTTGCTGccgccaagggcaagggtgGCGTACATGTGCATGTCTGAAGTCGAAAGTTAGCATTGCGCTCCTAATCTAGCACCGGGGAGAAGCATAGCTCACAGTGGCTGGCAAGATCAAGAGAGATCAGGAGCTGGAAGAGAATGGCCCACCGGGGAAAGGCAGAAGCGAGGAAAGTCAGAAGGCAGGAAGTGGTGCACCGATCCGTAACTGCATGAGCATGTTAGCATCTTGTCGCACGTTTTGTAACTATAGAGAGTAAGTGCTTACCCATATCAAGCACGGCGCCGAAGCGCGTACTTTGATTGTACGCTCTGGCGGCAATTCCATCTAATGCGTCGAGCAGACAACTGATGGAGTATAGCAGTGTGCAGGTTCTAGGATGAATGGGCATGTAGTAGAGCGACGCAACAGCGAGGATGATTCTGGCGTATCCGATCAGGTTGGGATAGAAAAGGAAAATGTTCTCGGCGggctcgtcatcgtcgaggTCATCGAGGATATCTCGTGGAGCGTTCTCCTGTTCCATGACAGGGGCAGCATTGCCGTTGACGGTGGTGGCattcttttcttgttgcGCGGCCGCGGCCTGTCTCCTCGTTGTAACACCTGCCATCTTGTCTGATTGTCTATCGTCGATGAGAGAAGAGTTGTGCGAATATCATGCGGCGACTTGAGGGCGATGCCGGCTCTTCCGAATTGCGCGAAAAGGGGTAATCGTGGGGCTCTCGATATGAGGGTTCCAGTTGGGTCTGAAGCAAGGCGCGGTCGATTTGTTATCGCGGGTTGTCAATGCGGCTCTGAGGGGATTGGCTTCTCCAGAGGGTTGATTACAAAAATATAGGGTATGAATGAGCGTAAGAAAAACCTGTGGTGTTTTCTCTTGGAAGGAGACCAGCTTCGAGCAAAGACCGAGATTGAGGTCGCCGGGGTTTCGGGCAGTTGATGACGGAGTTTTGGCAGATAACACCAGATGCAGCCAGGGAGTGGATTCATTCGATTGCTTCTGCCATGAAATCGCTTGGCCCAAATTTTGGGACCCAGAATGCCAAGATGAGATAAGAGGGTCGATAAGAGCTTCCA is a window from the Podospora pseudocomata strain CBS 415.72m chromosome 6, whole genome shotgun sequence genome containing:
- the pis1 gene encoding phosphatidylinositol synthase 1 (CDP-alcohol phosphatidyltransferase1) (COG:I; EggNog:ENOG503NV6B; BUSCO:EOG09264CP8), whose translation is MAGVTTRRQAAAAQQEKNATTVNGNAAPVMEQENAPRDILDDLDDDEPAENIFLFYPNLIGYARIILAVASLYYMPIHPRTCTLLYSISCLLDALDGIAARAYNQSTRFGAVLDMVTDRCTTSCLLTFLASAFPRWAILFQLLISLDLASHYMHMYATLALGGSNTSHKNVDKSRSFLLNLYYTNKNVLFIACFLNEAFFVGLYLLSFSSPLLSPSLLETVPPSTAAAIHQGAQVNSSILSMIFANPYSAGALEMARANKMDSFWPWVITGVSFPVMAFKQVVNVIQLVKASRWLAEGDIEARREARRIAKRRQE